One Littorina saxatilis isolate snail1 linkage group LG1, US_GU_Lsax_2.0, whole genome shotgun sequence genomic window carries:
- the LOC138982188 gene encoding protein FAM81A-like isoform X2, which produces MSQLVRRGRGRNNQGYVVTAPWDTTHDYNAIQVGTPRHLPPVSHRGETFQELVPVVQSDIPNRIDALEERLQAQERTTSGLIDRAFKIKEDVIDSLNFTQGTWNEEKQARTLLQEHIRTITACVNRLNSDIAAIEDSIKSRDSAHVGTNNAVKNLEVHHVATLTDLKGRIVRCDSAIGKLGTDVRSCFDSIRQLNVQQQEVTNRIGDRMNGIEQQLIALNNQIERNSGESRLKMTHLEGDTSTQMTMIDGRARQLVDEVKTSMANMQTNMDVERDRMEQRILAMIDKTGANKDHLIEKLERRLDDTHYGLEARIIKLEELLADSRTFMSDMQTNIESKLLAKMDANIKRNSDEIAKLKRECREGFATVHESISNVKTVMEGKRKLMEDQLRKEIGQIRKMVVLV; this is translated from the exons ATGAGTCAGTTGGTACGTCGCGGTCGTGGTCGTAACAACCAGGGCTACGTTGTGACTGCCCCATGGGACACAACCCACGACTACAATGCCATCCAAGTCGGCACCCCTCGCCATCTGCCCCCTGTGTCGCACAGGGGGGAGACATTCCAAGAGCTGGTGCCAGTCGTCCAGTCGGACATCCCAAATCGCATTGATGCTCTAGAGGAGCGATTACAG GCCCAAGAGCGAACAACATCAGGGCTAATTGACCGAGCGTTCAAGATCAAAGAAGATGTCATTGACAGCCTCAACTTCACCCAGGGCACTTGGAACGAGGAAAAACAGGCCCGCACCTTGCTACAGGAACACATCCGTACCATCACCGCCTGCGTCAATCGCCTCAATTCAGATATTGCG GCCATAGAGGACTCCATCAAATCTCGAGACAGTGCCCATGTTGGAACAAACAATGCTGTGAAGAACTTAGAAGTTCACCATGTGGCGACCCTCACTGACCTCAAAGGTCGCATTGTGCGCTGTGATTCCGCCATTGGCAAGCTGGGGACAGATGTCAGGTCATGCTTTGACTCCATCCGCCAACTAAACGTACAGCAGCAAGAAGTGACCAATCGCATCGGTGACAGAATGAACGGCATTGAACAACAG CTGATTGCCCTCAACAACCAAATTGAGCGGAACTCAGGTGAAAGTCGTCTGAAAATGACCCATCTTGAAGGAGACACCAGCACACAGATGACGATGATCGACGGAAGGGCGCGTCAGCTTGTGGACGAGGTCAAGACATCCATGGCTAACATGCAAACCAATATGGATGTTGAGAGGGACCGTATGGAACAACGCATCCTGGCTATGATTGATAAGACTGGCGCCAACAAGGATCATCTCATT GAAAAGCTGGAAAGAAGGCTGGACGACACCCACTACGGCCTTGAAGCTCGCATCATCAAGCTGGAAGAACTGCTGGCGGATTCCAGGACCTTCATGTCCGACATGCAGACT AACATAGAATCGAAACTCCTGGCCAAAATGGATGCCAACATCAAGCGCAACTCTGACGAGATCGCTAAATTGAAGCGAGAGTGCCGCGAAGGGTTTGCCACTGTGCACGAAAGTATCAGCAATGTTAAAACAGTCATGGAGGGCAAACGCAAGCTCATGGAAGACCAGCTGCGCAAGGAAATCGGACAGATTCGTAAAATGGTGGTGTTAGTGTAG
- the LOC138982188 gene encoding protein FAM81A-like isoform X1, giving the protein MSQLVRRGRGRNNQGYVVTAPWDTTHDYNAIQVGTPRHLPPVSHRGETFQELVPVVQSDIPNRIDALEERLQAAERPVVKREIVPVPVVDAEIPSRVDELEARLQAQERTTSGLIDRAFKIKEDVIDSLNFTQGTWNEEKQARTLLQEHIRTITACVNRLNSDIAAIEDSIKSRDSAHVGTNNAVKNLEVHHVATLTDLKGRIVRCDSAIGKLGTDVRSCFDSIRQLNVQQQEVTNRIGDRMNGIEQQLIALNNQIERNSGESRLKMTHLEGDTSTQMTMIDGRARQLVDEVKTSMANMQTNMDVERDRMEQRILAMIDKTGANKDHLIEKLERRLDDTHYGLEARIIKLEELLADSRTFMSDMQTNIESKLLAKMDANIKRNSDEIAKLKRECREGFATVHESISNVKTVMEGKRKLMEDQLRKEIGQIRKMVVLV; this is encoded by the exons ATGAGTCAGTTGGTACGTCGCGGTCGTGGTCGTAACAACCAGGGCTACGTTGTGACTGCCCCATGGGACACAACCCACGACTACAATGCCATCCAAGTCGGCACCCCTCGCCATCTGCCCCCTGTGTCGCACAGGGGGGAGACATTCCAAGAGCTGGTGCCAGTCGTCCAGTCGGACATCCCAAATCGCATTGATGCTCTAGAGGAGCGATTACAG GCAGCGGAACGCCCAGTGGTGAAGAGAGAGATTGTTCCAGTGCCAGTTGTTGATGCAGAGATCCCCTCCCGCGTTGATGAGCTGGAGGCACGCCTGCAG GCCCAAGAGCGAACAACATCAGGGCTAATTGACCGAGCGTTCAAGATCAAAGAAGATGTCATTGACAGCCTCAACTTCACCCAGGGCACTTGGAACGAGGAAAAACAGGCCCGCACCTTGCTACAGGAACACATCCGTACCATCACCGCCTGCGTCAATCGCCTCAATTCAGATATTGCG GCCATAGAGGACTCCATCAAATCTCGAGACAGTGCCCATGTTGGAACAAACAATGCTGTGAAGAACTTAGAAGTTCACCATGTGGCGACCCTCACTGACCTCAAAGGTCGCATTGTGCGCTGTGATTCCGCCATTGGCAAGCTGGGGACAGATGTCAGGTCATGCTTTGACTCCATCCGCCAACTAAACGTACAGCAGCAAGAAGTGACCAATCGCATCGGTGACAGAATGAACGGCATTGAACAACAG CTGATTGCCCTCAACAACCAAATTGAGCGGAACTCAGGTGAAAGTCGTCTGAAAATGACCCATCTTGAAGGAGACACCAGCACACAGATGACGATGATCGACGGAAGGGCGCGTCAGCTTGTGGACGAGGTCAAGACATCCATGGCTAACATGCAAACCAATATGGATGTTGAGAGGGACCGTATGGAACAACGCATCCTGGCTATGATTGATAAGACTGGCGCCAACAAGGATCATCTCATT GAAAAGCTGGAAAGAAGGCTGGACGACACCCACTACGGCCTTGAAGCTCGCATCATCAAGCTGGAAGAACTGCTGGCGGATTCCAGGACCTTCATGTCCGACATGCAGACT AACATAGAATCGAAACTCCTGGCCAAAATGGATGCCAACATCAAGCGCAACTCTGACGAGATCGCTAAATTGAAGCGAGAGTGCCGCGAAGGGTTTGCCACTGTGCACGAAAGTATCAGCAATGTTAAAACAGTCATGGAGGGCAAACGCAAGCTCATGGAAGACCAGCTGCGCAAGGAAATCGGACAGATTCGTAAAATGGTGGTGTTAGTGTAG